The Ictidomys tridecemlineatus isolate mIctTri1 chromosome 1, mIctTri1.hap1, whole genome shotgun sequence DNA window AGCGAGCTGTCCCGGAACACCAGCGGCATGCCCACCAGAGTCTGCGCGGACGCGTGCGCCATGTTGGCCGCCTCCAGCTCGGCGGAGAGCTGCCGCTTCCACTTGTTGCGGCGGTTCTGGAACCAAGTCTTGACCTGGGTTTCGGTGAGCTGCAAGCTGGAGGCGAGACACGCACGCTCCGAGCTGCTCAGGTAGCGCTTCATATCGAAGGTGGACTCGAGCTGGTACACCTGGCTGCGCGAGAAGACGGTGCGCGTCTTCTTCTTGGCCGCGCCCGCCTGCCGCTCGGCGCCGCCGTCCCGCGGCCGCTCCGGTCCCGGGGAGGGAGAGCCCGCCGGCAAGagcctctctttctcttctttaaagtCCGGATgcgaaggagagagaaaaggcgAACGCTCGGAGCTCGCCGGCCCTGCGCCTCCGCTGCCCTTAGGAGTACCTGAGAAATAAGAACAGACAGGAAGGCCTTGGAGTTGAAGAGCTTTGGAGATCCACAACTCTTCCCGGGACTAGAGTGTTGCCAGAAGTCTGCAATCTTGGTCCCATGTTACCaactccctcctcttctccctctaacAAGCACCCCAAACCCAGCACCTCCGCCTTTAAAAGCTACAGAAGAAGGACCCAGCTATTGGAGTCT harbors:
- the Hmx2 gene encoding homeobox protein HMX2 encodes the protein MGSKEDVGKGCPAAGGVSSFTIQSILGGGPSEAPREPAGWPARKRSLSVSSEEEEPDDGWKAPACFCPDPHGPKEPGPKHHPHIPFPCLGTPKGSGGAGPASSERSPFLSPSHPDFKEEKERLLPAGSPSPGPERPRDGGAERQAGAAKKKTRTVFSRSQVYQLESTFDMKRYLSSSERACLASSLQLTETQVKTWFQNRRNKWKRQLSAELEAANMAHASAQTLVGMPLVFRDSSLLRVPVPRSLAFPAPLYYPSSNLSALPLYNLYNKLDY